acagtcttgaaggaatcctctgcagcagaggtccaactcatcccaaaactcAATTGTGtttaggttgggtgattgtggaggccagaatCTGATGtatccctctgcagcagagtcctgttgaaaaacaaatgatagtcccactaagagcaaaccaggtgaaacgtatcctctgcagcagaggtaactaaatagtgtgtcaccagcaaagcaccaccacctccatgcctctgggcagcagaggtaactctcacAAAGACAGCAGTTGGAACCCAAAATCCATTTCTGCAGGACAGAGTCTAATGTCCaacgtgtttcttggcccaatgaacgcttctttttattggtgtcctttagtagtgggttCTGCAGCAGAAGACCTGATTAACTCTGAATAGTTGAATGAGATGTGTCTGTGAATCCTCTTTGCAGCagatgaacgtatcctctgcagttaactctaatgaacgtatcctctgcagcagaggtaactctaatgaacgtatcctctgcagcagaggtaactctaatgaacgtatcctctgcagcagaggtaactctaatgaacgtatcctctgcagcagaggtaactctaatgaacgtatcctctgcagcagaggtaactctaatgaacgtatcctctgcagcagaggtaactctaatgaacgtatcctctgcagcagaggtaactctaatgaacgtatcctctgcagcagaggtaaccataacttcctttcctgtggcggttctcatatttcatcatagcgcttgatggtttttgcgactgcacttgaagaaactttcaaagttcttgaaatattccgGATTGATTAACCTTCATGTCTTTAAAGTCATGAAgggctgtcgtttctctttgcttatttgagttgttcttgtcataatatggacttggtattttaccaaatagggctatcttctgtataccaattccacaaatgaacttttaacaaggcacacctgttaattgacatgcattctaggtgactacctcatgaagctggttgagcaaagctgtcatcaaggcaaagggtggctactttaaagaatctcaaatatattttgtttgtttaatacttttttggttactacatgattccatgtgttatttcatagttttgatgtcttcactattattctacaatatagaaaatagtaaaaataaagaaaaaccattgaatgagcaggtgtgtccaaacttttgccaGCTACTGTACATGCACAGTGTgtatgtgggagtgtgtgtgtgctcctgccTGCAGTTCTACTACCCCAGTTTGAACACCCTAAATGTTGATTTAGATGGCACAGAGCATGTGTGAATTAAGTGTCCCTCTACCaactatgtctgtgtgtgtgtgtatgtgtgtgtgtgtgtgcgtgtgcgtgtgtgtgtgtgtgataactgGGTCAGACTGTACCACTGCAGCTGTCGCATCTAATCATAGACTGCACTGACACCCCATGGACTAGTTCAGTCCCTTCCCTTTCACCTGCAATGGCAAAGTATGTAGTTGGCACCAACAGAACTTAGAGCATTAGAACGTTAGTTTAGCCAGTCATGATAATAGCATGACTGGTTGTTCATGCCTCTTTTTGTCACGCTTCATTTGCTACACAGTGACTTGCTAAAAGACTGTTTGCTGCATGACTGACCTCTGTTGGTTGCAAGCAATGAGTTAGTCTGAAGCTCAGTATCTGAGGtaaggaaggaaggcaggaaggagagaagggtgcATTGCCTTAGTATTGTAACAGGGCCCAGGGTCTGACCTACAGTTCTCTTCCTGTGCCACCAGGAGGCGATGTGTGATCAGGACACACCTGCTCTGTTTCAACATTTTACCAAGGTATCCCTCCTTTCTTCTATTCCTTCCTTTCCtgccctcttctcttcctttcaTCATCCCATGATGTAATGTGACTGTCCCCCACTAGGAGGCACTATGTGATGAGGAGGTGGACGGCCTTGACCAGAAGGATCCCAACAGGCCCCGGTTCACACTACAGGAGCTGAGAGACGTTCTGCATGAGAGGAACGAGCTCAAGTCCAAAGTGTTCGTGCTGCAGGAGGAGGTCGCCTACTACAAAAGGCAGCCATCTTTATTTTGACCATACAAACAGAACATGTTTAGAAAAATATAAACAATCAGATGAGATTATCACAGTTTGTCAGTTTAATTTAAGAAGTTAAAAGTGAACTATATTGACAAtgctgatgatgatggtagtggagtGATGACTGTTCTTCCTCTCTCCAGTGAAGAGGTGGAGGATGAGaccgggcctcccactccttccCCATCCCCCGAACAGCTGAGGGCACGGCCTCGACACAACGCACAGCCTGAGTCAGGAATCAAACGCCTGTACGTACCAATCACACAGATACACTGGATACCTTTAACATATCGCATTTATGATGAGTATGTGCATTTATCTCCTGGCCAACTAAATCAGCATGTGTGGTTTAAAGTAACCACCATCTGGCAACAACACCAGTAACATGGCTACATCTCACAGCAGAAGAATATAAATGAAATGGGCTGTGGTTGATGtggtccctctccctctgtctctctctctctgcttgcctctttgtgaatgtctgtgtgtgtatgtgcttgtgCGGGTATACGCGTGTGTGTATTTATACATGTGTAGAAATGCATCTCACTTCTATGTATTTTAACAGTTATAACCAGGACTCTAAATAATATGTCTGGAGAACATAAAGGAACAATGACGCTGAGTAGTGAAGTCCACTTttgtgtctctctttttctctgtccttctcgactcttccctcctctgttcttccttgcttcctcttctctcccaggTTTAGCTTCTTCTCTCGTGACAAGAGGCAGAACTCCCAGCGGAATGCACAGTTTGATGACAGCTTCAACTCGTGGGTGGGGAATGATGAGGTGTACACGGAACAGGCCCAGGAAGCTTTGCAGCACATGTAGTGATTGGACAGCGTTTGATGATGTCACTCAGAACTCTTTCCCAGTAACGTTGCAATGCACTTAAAGGCATCGTAAAGGTTAGCTTAttgcacagtacacacacctacagctCAGCACAGCCATCCACCTACTGAAATACATACTGACACTGAAATACCATCAGCTCTAAGTAACAGAGTCATTCACCCAGCATCTAGAGTAACCACCCTGTCTTTGGCAGTATAATCCTTGCCTTGCCTTGGGACTGTGCTTAGTGTGCCTGCTGCAGCACAATGGGATTGTGTGACATTTTTGCTTCTAAGTGACAGGAATCACAGAGGGTTGAGGGTGAAGAGGAGCCTTTCTTTATCCCAAAGTGAAACCCACCAGAATTGATGGATGCTCAGAGCGGTTCCCTTTGTGTTAGAACAGGCAGGGATACACTAGGCgtgtgagagatacacagagtcaGGCTTGGAAGGATTGTGGAACGAGGTGACAGGAAGCGAGATAGAGGAACCACACGAGACACTCCAGATAGAGAATCATGGGacacagaagaagaaagaggggggTTCAATCCAGTAAAGAAACCTTGAAGACAAGTTGGCAGTGCTGACCCAGATGTAGTAGGTTCTGTACCATCTTTATACTCCCTTGGCCCTGAGCTAGACCCGTCATGTCCTTAGAGGCAGCTAGAGAGCACTATGGCTAGACCCACCTCACCAGCTAAAAAGTGTGTGAACAGATGTGGTGTTTTTTTTACAGATCGACCTTGCACATAAATGAATACATTACTGGGTGTTGAGATGGGATTGCCCAAATTAAAGAAAATGTTATGGGTTTATATTTTTCCAGTGGTGAATGAAGCACAGAAGGTTGTAGTTTTACAATGTCTTATGGAAAGACAGTATTTTTGTTTTGAAATTATTTAACTAGATGCTGCTTGCTGCTGCTTTTTTGTTTTCAGGACTAGCCAAGTGGTGTACATATGAAGCAAGAGACAAAAATATGCAAGTTTGGCTAACTGTATTTGATATATACATGTACATTTTGAATGGGCGTCATGTTGGAACCAAATGTGACAACACAAACTAAAAACAACATTGAGAATGCAAATTTGAATGTCGTggaatatttggtttaaacatGGATGACAGTTTGCCAAACTCTGCTGTGGCTGCAAGATGGTTTGTGAGAAGTAAAATGGATAGTGTGGATGAGGGAGGTTCTTGATAATGAGTAGTCCTGACTTCAGCAGTCAGGCAGACATAACGCCTCAGCCTCACTATGCTAAGAGATCATTAATACTATTACTATGACTGGACAACTTTTCAATCATTTATTTTATGATGCAACTTAATCAAGGCGCAAAACTAGGGCAACACTTATTTGTGACAAAAGGGATTGATAGTCGAGAAAGGTTATATCTTGTCTGGTGGCAACATCACACCAAAATGTACACAAAGGGGAAATAAATACACAATCTATCCAAACAAGGGAAGATGAGGGAAGATGTCAATATATGCAAGACATCCTTCTTTTGCAACAAACTTTATGGACCCGCTTCACACCAAGTagatttctattggaaggattttaAATATGATAAAGGTCTCAGTTTTCATACAGCTTGTTGTCTTTTTTTCAGATATACAAACTCAATAAATATGGTGATCCCCAGAATGTTTCATGTATTATGTCAACTTTCTTCAAAATCAGATTGTAAAACAAACTTTATTCACTGCATAAAGAACAACAGGTAGATAATAACACCCTGTTGAGCCAGGCCAGCAGAAGGTTACAGATGACATCACCTGTCCGCACCATCCAGGTGAGGAAAAAAAAGACCAATGTAGTCCACACGTTTTTGTATTACTTGCTCCACCTCACTCTCCACCCATGCATCCTTTCAGATGTCAGAGAAGTCAGAGGAACCACTGAGTTtcatctcctgtctctgtgtctgtactTATCATCCCTGTGTCTTctgtcatccttctctctcctgtcatccCGCTCTCTCGTCGACTCCCGCTCATGactcctatccctcctctctcggTGGTAGTCCCtttctacacccctctctctctctctccctctgtctcggtcatctctcctccccctactcccccaatcagtctctctctcacggCTCAGGGACCCATCTCTGTAgcgctcctccctctctcctcctctctcacactctctgctACCACCACCCCATTCCTGGTTCATGGTGACAGGAAGGTTGATGGGTTTGCGGAAGGGTCTGTCCTTCCCACCAAACCGTAGCTGACCAGACTCCTTCTTGCCCCCCTGCCCTCCGCCCAGCCGACGAGGTACCCATCCCTTCAGGGTCCTCTCCTGCTCGAAGTCCACAAACAACTCACTTTGGTCCACCACTAGTTTGTTGGCGTCTCGCCTCGCCCTGACCACGGACCTCTCCTCTTTGTATTCAACAAAGGCATAGCCTTTAGAGAACCCAGTCACTATGTCCCTCACCAGGCGCAGCCGGCGGATATCCCCGTAATTGGAAAACACTTCATTCAGCTTCTCCTCCGTTGTTTGTGGGTTCAAGCGGGCCACGAATAGAGTGAGGAGCGGGTCCCCCACCACGGCTTTGTTGGGTTTGTAGCGGGCGACCATGGCTCTCCAGACGGCCCGGTCATGGGGCTCCACGTCTGTGCCATCGATGCTGCCCGCCTTGAGAGGGTCGTAGACTTTTGCCACTGGACTCCAGTCATTCataactctctttctctgacaCTAAACAATGTGGCTGAAAAAAaacaaatagttttaaaaaactgTACATAAGTTTGCAACATAGCTACTGATCATTTTTGGGTGGGTCATTACTTACAAGACGTCGCTGCAAGTTGGACACCAGTCGGAATCTAAAGAATTGTGCATCACTCAAAACAGTCCGTGTAGGAAATGTTTTAATTCCGTACGTTCCGGAAAGAAATGTGTCTCAGTAAGGCCTGCGTTCTTCTTCTTCGATATCATGGCGGTCCGCAAACAAACATTTAAAGTACATGCTGCCACCTACTCTGCTGAAATGTACAATCAGTCATGATCTGCCCAATTCTGTACTTCCATGAAAAATACAAGTAAAAACAAAATAAATCGCTACTAACTTCTACCACAACCTCATCATTCTCTGACATTGAAACTAAGGAATCCTATCTATACTTTTCCCGGCAAAACTTTCTCAAACCTCAGCATCACTGATAAGCTTTCACTTATTTGACCCGCGTTCCTACTGATCAACCTTTTGGCCTTAGTCACTCTGCCTCCCTTATCATTTTATTTAATATCATCTGTGGACATAGATATTGGGACCACCGTGACGACTCACCTCAAATAAGCTCCAGGTACATTGCTTTTAATCTTCCCATTAAGCTTTTCCATTTGCAGAAGATTCCCTTGCTGAGCCTGGCACTAACTAAATATTAACCTACCATTTCTAATGAACTGGGGTCTCTTTCTATACGGCATTAGTTAGACGGATAGGTTGTAAATGAGTCCATGTgatctcatcaaaccattcacTCGGACA
The sequence above is a segment of the Oncorhynchus gorbuscha isolate QuinsamMale2020 ecotype Even-year linkage group LG16, OgorEven_v1.0, whole genome shotgun sequence genome. Coding sequences within it:
- the snrnp35 gene encoding U11/U12 small nuclear ribonucleoprotein 35 kDa protein; protein product: MNDWSPVAKVYDPLKAGSIDGTDVEPHDRAVWRAMVARYKPNKAVVGDPLLTLFVARLNPQTTEEKLNEVFSNYGDIRRLRLVRDIVTGFSKGYAFVEYKEERSVVRARRDANKLVVDQSELFVDFEQERTLKGWVPRRLGGGQGGKKESGQLRFGGKDRPFRKPINLPVTMNQEWGGGSRECERGGEREERYRDGSLSRERETDWGSRGRRDDRDRGRERERGVERDYHRERRDRSHERESTRERDDRREKDDRRHRDDKYRHRDRR